The proteins below come from a single Argentina anserina chromosome 1, drPotAnse1.1, whole genome shotgun sequence genomic window:
- the LOC126782000 gene encoding cold-regulated 413 plasma membrane protein 2-like produces MGRVHYLAMKTDPVAAAELMNSDFNELEIAAKRFIRDATRLGGIGLGTSILKWLASCAAVYLLVLDRTNWRTNMLTSLLIPYIFFSLPWGIFNLLRGEVGSWIAFVAVVLRLFFPRQFPDWLEMPGSLILLLVVAPNFFAETLKESWVGILICLLIGCYLLQEHIRSSGGFRNSFTQSHGISNTLGIILLLVYPVWALVIHFV; encoded by the exons ATGGGGAGGGTGCATTATTTGGCTATGAAGACTGATCCAGTTGCGGCCGCCGAGTTGATGAACTCTGATTTCAATGAGCTTGAGATTGCGGCCAAGAGATTCATTAGGGATGCTACTAGGCTCGGTGGGATCGGTCTTGGGACTAGTATTCTCAAATGGCTTGCTTCCTGTGCTGCCGT ATACTTGTTGGTATTGGATCGAACAAACTGGAGAACAAATATGCTCACTTCGCTCCTAATCCCTTACATTTTCTTTAGTCTTCCTTGGGGAATCTTCAACTTACTGAG AGGCGAGGTTGGAAGCTGGATCGCTTTTGTTGCAGTTGTATTAAGGCTTTTCTTCCCAAGGCAATTCCCAG ATTGGCTGGAGATGCCTGGTTCTCTGATCCTTCTTCTGGTTGTGGCTCCCAACTTCTTTgcagaaaccttgaaggaaaGCTGGGTTGGTATCCTGATATGTCTGCTCATTGGATGTTACCTGCTGCAAGAGCACATCAGATCATCAGGTGGATTCAGAAATTCATTCACGCAAAGCCATGGAATATCAAACACTCTCGGTATTATCCTTCTCTTGGTCTATCCTGTGTGGGCATTGGTCATCCATTTCGTTTAA
- the LOC126805228 gene encoding BTB/POZ domain-containing protein At5g66560 yields the protein MEITEAAEQPSSKGQAWFCTTGLPSDIVVEVEDMAFHLHKFPLMSKSQKLHNLIEEQEANPTHPQQELEEEPDEIEEVQCQIVLPNFPGGSETFEIAAKFCYGVKIDLNSTNVGPLRCAGEYLEMTEEYSEDNLISKTERFLSQVVFKSFKESIKALKSCERVTPLAETLGITQRCIDSIANRATNADPSLFGWPVNEVAPNPNTSKHQILWNGIDTGNGRSKGLSRANHPDSWLEDLVLLSLPFFKRLILAMKGGNLSLEMVETCLMHYAKKYIPGISRSTRKPSSSSTTTTTNSSSSLASESQQRELLETIISNLPLEKTPRPSTSARFLFGLLRTANILNASQGCKYALEKKIGSQLEQASLDDLLIPSYSYLNETLYDVDCVERIVGYFLDGMGQRNSNGDGINEDEDEDRDIEDARSPALMLVGKLTDEYLSEIASDANLKPDRFYNFAMALPEQARLFDDGLYRAVDVYLKAHPWISEPEREQICGILDCQKLTLEACTHAAQNERLPLRAVVQVLFFEQLQLRHAIAGTLIAGEVALPESSRPSVLQREAESEEEGGAVEARAEEGGGGGTWRSAVRENQVLRLDMDSMRTRVHQLERECSNMKKVIGKIDNKPPPGQPDGRVGWKGSLTRRFGCKFKTQVCDSHEPTVGDGRKGRRHHHHHQ from the exons ATGGAGATAACAGAAGCAGCTGAGCAACCAAGCTCCAAAGGCCAAGCATG GTTTTGCACAACTGGGTTACCAAGCGACATTGTGGTCGAAGTTGAAGACATGGCCTTTCATCTTCACAAG TTCCCTCTTATGTCGAAAAGTCAAAAGCTTCACAACCTAATCGAAGAGCAAGAGGCCAACCCAACACACCCGCAACAAGAGCTAGAAGAAGAGCCGGACGAAATTGAAGAAGTCCAGTGCCAAATAGTCCTCCCAAACTTCCCGGGCGGCTCCGAGACCTTCGAAATCGCCGCCAAATTCTGCTACGGCGTCAAAATCGACCTCAACTCGACCAATGTGGGACCCCTCCGCTGCGCCGGCGAGTATCTAGAGATGACAGAAGAGTACTCCGAAGACAACCTCATCTCCAAAACCGAAAGATTCCTCTCCCAAGTTGTCTTCAAGAGCTTTAAAGAGTCCATCAAGGCCCTGAAATCCTGCGAGCGCGTCACGCCACTAGCGGAAACCTTAGGCATTACGCAGAGGTGTATCGATTCCATAGCCAACAGAGCCACCAACGCCGATCCGAGCCTGTTCGGCTGGCCGGTCAATGAGGTCGCCCCGAACCCAAACACATCAAAGCACCAGATTCTGTGGAATGGGATTGACACTGGTAATGGAAGAAGTAAAGGGCTTTCTAGAGCTAACCATCCAGATTCTTGGCTCGAAGACTTGGTCCTCTTAAGCCTACCATTCTTCAAGAGATTGATTCTAGCAATGAAGGGCGGAAATCTCAGCCTTGAAATGGTGGAGACTTGTTTGATGCATTACGCCAAGAAATACATCCCCGGAATCTCAAGATCGACTCGAaagccttcttcttcttccaccaccaccaccacaaatTCTAGCTCCTCTTTAGCTTCGGAGAGCCAGCAGAGAGAGCTATTGGAGACTATAATATCCAACCTTCCATTGGAGAAAACACCAAGACCTTCAACCAGTGCGAGATTTCTATTCGGGTTGTTGAGAACTGCGAATATCTTGAACGCCTCGCAGGGATGTAAATATGcattggagaagaagattGGGTCGCAGCTGGAGCAAGCGAGCTTAGACGATTTGCTCATTCCGAGCTATTCGTATCTGAATGAGACTCTATACGACGTCGACTGTGTGGAGAGGATTGTTGGGTACTTTCTGGATGGAATGGGTCAGAGAAACAGTAACGGAGATGGAATTAATGAAGACGAAGACGAAGACAGAGATATTGAAGATGCTAGATCACCGGCGTTGATGCTTGTCGGGAAGTTAACAGACGAGTATCTGTCTGAGATTGCTTCGGATGCAAATTTGAAGCCGGATAGGTTCTATAACTTCGCAATGGCGCTGCCGGAACAGGCCAGGCTCTTCGACGACGGGCTTTACAGAGCTGTCGATGTTTATCTCAAG GCTCATCCATGGATTTCAGAACCGGAGCGGGAGCAGATATGTGGGATTCTGGATTGCCAGAAGCTGACATTGGAGGCCTGCACGCACGCGGCGCAGAACGAACGGTTGCCGCTACGTGCTGTCGTGCAAGTCTTGTTCTTTGAGCAGCTTCAGCTCCGTCACGCGATTGCGGGTACCCTGATAGCCGGGGAGGTTGCGTTGCCGGAGTCTAGTAGGCCCTCGGTGTTGCAGAGAGAGGCGGAGAGTGAGGAGGAAGGTGGCGCGGTGGAGGCACGCgcggaggaaggaggaggtggCGGCACGTGGAGGTCGGCTGTGAGGGAGAATCAAGTGCTGCGGTTGGACATGGATAGCATGAGGACGCGGGTCCACCAGCTGGAGCGGGAGTGCTCCAACATGAAGAAGGTGATCGGGAAGATTGACAATAAGCCACCGCCCGGTCAACCCGATGGGCGAGTTGGATGGAAAGGCTCGTTGACCCGGCGGTTCGGGTGCAAGTTCAAGACCCAAGTATGCGATTCACACGAGCCAACGGTCGGGGACGGGCGGAAAGGGCGGcgccaccaccatcatcatcaataa